One window from the genome of Salvelinus fontinalis isolate EN_2023a chromosome 3, ASM2944872v1, whole genome shotgun sequence encodes:
- the LOC129839942 gene encoding eukaryotic translation initiation factor 6, translating to MAVRASFEKNNEIGCFAKLTNTYCLVAIGGSENFYSVFEGELSETIPVVHASIAGCRIIGRMCVGNRHGLLVPNNTTDQELQHIRNCLPDTVKIQRVEERLSALGNVIACNDYVALVHPDLDRETEEILADSLKVEVFRQTVAEQVLVGSYCAFSNQGGLVHPKTSIEDQDELSSLLQVPLVAGTVNRGSEVIAAGMVVNDWCAFTGLDTTSTELSVIESVFRLSESQPSAIATTMRDSLIDSLT from the exons ATGGCTGTCAGGGCATCTTTCGAGAAGAACAACGAAATAGGCTGCTTCGCCAAATTAACTAACACATACTGCCTAGTTGCAATTGGCGGGTCAGAGAATTTCTACAG TGTCTTCGAAGGCGAGTTGTCCGAAACCATCCCAGTTGTACATGCCTCAATAGCAGGATGTCGGATAATTGGAAGAATGTGTGTGG GGAATCGTCATGGGCTCCTGGTGCCCAACAACACCACGGACCAAGAGCTGCAGCACATTAGGAATTGTCTCCCAGACACAGTGAAGAtccagagggtagaggagaggctcTCAGCACTGGGGAATGTCATTGCCTGTAATGACTATGTGGCCCTGGTGCATCCTGACTTGGACAGG GAGACAGAGGAGATCCTGGCAGACAGTCTGAAGGTGGAGGTGTTTCGTCAGACAGTAGCAGAGCAAGTTCTAGTGGGGAGCTACTGTGCCTTCAGCAATCAGGGGGGACTGGTACACCCAAAGACCTCCATAGAAGACCAGGATGAGCTCTCCTCCCTACTCCAAGTGCCTCTGGTG GCAGGAACGGTAAACCGTGGTAGCGAGGTCATCGCTGCGGGCATGGTGGTAAACGACTGGTGTGCCTTCACTGGGCTGGACACCACCAGCACAGAGCTGTCTGTCATCGAGAGTGTGTTCAGACTGAGCGAGTCTCAGCCTAGCGCCATCGCTACCACAATGAGAGACTCTCTAATTGACAG